In Xiphias gladius isolate SHS-SW01 ecotype Sanya breed wild chromosome 16, ASM1685928v1, whole genome shotgun sequence, a genomic segment contains:
- the LOC120801121 gene encoding mid1-interacting protein 1-B-like, whose amino-acid sequence MMMQLPETPNKKNSLFNAMNRFIGAVNNMDQTIMVPSLLRDVPLDEEREMSSLKSDEDEGDMYSYYQLLKSIRSDIEWGVRRAAADERRKESMKITRTNSIASTSSSASSSSSSSEEDEEEDEDLEKQFQYHLTGLQAVLSKLTQQANSLTSRYKQEIGIGGWGQ is encoded by the coding sequence ATGATGATGCAGCTGCCAGAAACCCCCAACAAGAAGAACTCCCTCTTCAACGCCATGAACCGCTTTATCGGCGCCGTGAACAACATGGACCAGACCATCATGGTGCCCAGCCTGCTGCGGGACGTCCCGCTGGAcgaggagagggagatgagcTCCCTGAAATCGGACGAGGACGAGGGGGACATGTACAGCTACTACCAGCTGCTCAAGTCCATCCGCAGTGACATCGAGTGGGGGGTCCGCCGCGCCGCAGCCGACGAGAGGCGCAAGGAGAGCATGAAGATCACCCGCACCAACTCGAtcgcctccacctcctcctccgcctcgtcgtcgtcgtcatcgtccgaggaggacgaagaggaggacgaggatTTGGAGAAGCAGTTCCAGTATCATCTGACCGGGCTGCAGGCGGTGCTGTCCAAGCTCACGCAGCAGGCCAACTCTCTCACCTCGCGCTACAAACAGGAGATCGGCATTGGAGGATGGGGCCAGTAG